From one Alicyclobacillus acidocaldarius subsp. acidocaldarius Tc-4-1 genomic stretch:
- a CDS encoding nitrilase-related carbon-nitrogen hydrolase: MDVAWSAFRVAIAQFAPKLGDVSANLSRHLEYVNEAKQVNAQVLVFPELGLTGYQTQDLTLEVARHVSHPDIQRLIQASQELDVIFSFVEEADDCRFFVTAAYASGGRLVHRHRKLYLPTYGMFDERRYFAPGDRIRTFSAQGGQAGVLICEDAWHLSSPYLLAVQGASIIYVPASSPWRNTMAASDFGSHAFWRQLLQVYAQLCGCFFVFANRVGYEDGVHFYGGSGVMGPDGEWVAEGPASESALVVADLDFRMVRRARYTTPLLRDERVRLVLAEMQEAVRRRSTDEAGD, encoded by the coding sequence ATGGACGTGGCTTGGTCGGCGTTCCGCGTCGCCATTGCGCAGTTTGCGCCCAAACTGGGCGACGTGTCCGCGAATTTGAGCCGGCATCTCGAATATGTGAACGAGGCCAAACAAGTCAACGCGCAGGTGCTCGTGTTTCCCGAGCTCGGGCTCACCGGGTATCAGACGCAGGATCTCACGCTCGAGGTGGCGCGCCATGTGAGTCACCCCGACATTCAACGCCTCATTCAGGCGAGCCAGGAACTGGATGTGATCTTCTCTTTCGTCGAGGAGGCGGACGACTGCCGCTTTTTTGTGACGGCGGCCTACGCATCCGGCGGCCGCCTCGTGCACCGGCACCGGAAGCTGTACCTTCCGACCTACGGGATGTTCGACGAACGTCGCTACTTTGCGCCGGGCGACAGAATCCGCACCTTTTCCGCGCAGGGAGGACAAGCTGGCGTCTTGATCTGCGAGGATGCCTGGCACCTTTCAAGTCCTTATCTGCTCGCGGTGCAGGGCGCGTCCATCATCTATGTTCCGGCTTCTAGCCCATGGCGCAACACCATGGCCGCTTCCGATTTCGGTTCGCATGCTTTCTGGCGGCAGTTGCTGCAGGTGTATGCGCAGCTGTGTGGCTGCTTTTTTGTCTTCGCCAACCGCGTCGGCTACGAGGACGGCGTCCATTTTTACGGAGGCAGCGGCGTGATGGGGCCGGATGGGGAGTGGGTGGCCGAAGGGCCCGCATCCGAGAGCGCGTTGGTCGTGGCCGATCTCGACTTTCGAATGGTGCGGCGGGCGCGCTACACGACGCCCCTCTTGCGCGACGAGCGCGTTCGCCTCGTGCTCGCCGAGATGCAGGAGGCTGTGCGCAGGAGGTCGACCGATGAGGCCGGAGATTGA